A region from the Linepithema humile isolate Giens D197 chromosome 1, Lhum_UNIL_v1.0, whole genome shotgun sequence genome encodes:
- the LOC105677206 gene encoding CDAN1-interacting nuclease 1 isoform X2, translating to MKTNHVRLFGNNKSYYDSYLEAVQNGEPTGILLRMAKDIDAAPALLARNVLEKYCMHDDANVSKNIISKLFKDTTLIGDKDLAYEIYLCILYDDLYGPIADSMGICIGQEYEIKLQDNLIRRNIAFRNEEQLRLRGYDKTPDIKLEVPIAVNGYVINWIESKARFGNTEVHQKYMREQFLSYWNRFGSGLVIYWFGYLESLNKSSEKKFIIMDHFPENITYMDPACIKPTNST from the exons atgaaaaccaACCATGTAAGATTATTTGGAAACAACAAAAGTTATTATGACAG cTATCTAGAGGCAGTTCAGAATGGAGAACCAACAGGTATTTTATTGAGAATGGCGAAAGATATTGATGCTGCACCAGCTTTATTAGCACGTAATGTCTTGGAAAAATACTGTATGCATGATGATGCAAATG tttcaaaaaatataatctccAAGTTGTTCAAAGATACCACACTGATTGGAGATAAGGATCTTGCATACGAAATTTATTTG tgCATATTGTATGATGATCTGTATGGGCCAATAGCTGATTCAATgggaat ttgcaTAGGGCAAGAATACGAAATCAAACTGCAAGATAATCTAATACGAAGAAATATTGCATTTCGAAACGAAGAACAATTACGATTACGAGGATATGACAAGACTCCGGACATTAAGTTAGAAGTGCCGATCGCAGTGAATGGTTATGTGATAAACTGGATTGAATCTAAGGCACGATTCGGTAATACAGAGGTTCATCAAAAGTATATGAGAGAACAGTTCTTAAGTTATTGGAACAGATTTGGATCTGGATTGGTTATTTATTGGTTTGGATATCTTGAGAGCTTGAACAAATCGAGTgagaaaaaattcattataatggATCATTTTCCAGAGAATATTACGTATATGGATCCTGCTTGTATCAAGCCCACAAATAGTACATGA
- the LOC105677206 gene encoding CDAN1-interacting nuclease 1 isoform X1, with product MKTEVYNDIIMTIRSFRGLSRDCAKMLKEKYTNILASTLHSILSLEIQQKMKTNHVRLFGNNKSYYDSYLEAVQNGEPTGILLRMAKDIDAAPALLARNVLEKYCMHDDANVSKNIISKLFKDTTLIGDKDLAYEIYLCILYDDLYGPIADSMGICIGQEYEIKLQDNLIRRNIAFRNEEQLRLRGYDKTPDIKLEVPIAVNGYVINWIESKARFGNTEVHQKYMREQFLSYWNRFGSGLVIYWFGYLESLNKSSEKKFIIMDHFPENITYMDPACIKPTNST from the exons ATGAAAACTGAAGTGtacaatgatataataatgacaattcGTAGTTTTCGAGGTTTGTCAAGAGATTGTGCCAAGATGCTAAAGGAAAAGTACACTAA CATTCTCGCAAGTACATTACATAGCATTTTATCTCTAGAAatacaacaaaaaatgaaaaccaACCATGTAAGATTATTTGGAAACAACAAAAGTTATTATGACAG cTATCTAGAGGCAGTTCAGAATGGAGAACCAACAGGTATTTTATTGAGAATGGCGAAAGATATTGATGCTGCACCAGCTTTATTAGCACGTAATGTCTTGGAAAAATACTGTATGCATGATGATGCAAATG tttcaaaaaatataatctccAAGTTGTTCAAAGATACCACACTGATTGGAGATAAGGATCTTGCATACGAAATTTATTTG tgCATATTGTATGATGATCTGTATGGGCCAATAGCTGATTCAATgggaat ttgcaTAGGGCAAGAATACGAAATCAAACTGCAAGATAATCTAATACGAAGAAATATTGCATTTCGAAACGAAGAACAATTACGATTACGAGGATATGACAAGACTCCGGACATTAAGTTAGAAGTGCCGATCGCAGTGAATGGTTATGTGATAAACTGGATTGAATCTAAGGCACGATTCGGTAATACAGAGGTTCATCAAAAGTATATGAGAGAACAGTTCTTAAGTTATTGGAACAGATTTGGATCTGGATTGGTTATTTATTGGTTTGGATATCTTGAGAGCTTGAACAAATCGAGTgagaaaaaattcattataatggATCATTTTCCAGAGAATATTACGTATATGGATCCTGCTTGTATCAAGCCCACAAATAGTACATGA
- the LOC105677143 gene encoding G protein pathway suppressor 2, which produces MPAIVVMPSQRRSEHMQKALKTHIMRERQRKKQEQEADAEEERQRKERERQQKQDVMTLGETREQISNLENELSQLKEEKHQLFLQLKKVLNEDDRRRQLIKETSVCSEVLTTVGGYPATPRVVHPQLFLPLPRSSSPLYKVAVGAPTHLLQSATIKRTHSPSPPPTPYHTAYGYAKPPPPIPNYNSAPPKSEEAARRSSDSRAVLWNKNNQYSASNFYSTPTAQNVYSYSTPVSQPSRESEPPKAVYLSGGRTPLATHQTAYVTNLHSMEHKGAYGEDKFYLRPTNHVTVHGGAIPIQQPPQGAKTGGITSGYPVRTPQPPGPYPPPPPPPSPGTYVSSSGGNVPGRLLYTQPGARYLQREI; this is translated from the exons ATGCCGGCGATAGTAGTTATGCCATCTCAACGTAGAAGTGAGCATATGCAAAAAGCGTTAAAGACTCATATTATGAGAGAACGGCAACGAAAGAAACAAG AACAAGAAGCCGATGCCGAGGAAGAGCGCCAACGTAAGGAGAGAGAGCGCCAACAGAAGCAAGATGTGATGACTTTAGGTGAAACACGAGAACAAATCTCTAACTTGGAAAATGAACTCTCTCAATTGAAGGAAGAAAAGCATCAGTTGTTTTTACAGTTGAAGAAGGTTCTAAATGAGGATGATAGAAGACGACAACTTATAAAAGAGACGAG CGTTTGCTCAGAAGTTTTAACAACAGTAGGAGGATATCCTGCAACTCCAAGAGTAGTGCAtcctcaattatttttaccgTTGCCACGAAGCAGCAGTCCTCTGTATAAGGTCGCAGTTGGTGCACCAACACATCTGTTACAGAGT GCAACTATAAAAAGAACCCATAGCCCATCGCCACCACCCACTCCATATCACACTGCATATGGTTATGCTAAACCACCACCACCCATTCCAAATTACAATTCTGCACCACCTA aatCTGAAGAAGCTGCTAGAAGATCTAGTGATTCTAGGGCCGTTCTCTGGAACA AAAATAATCAGTACTCCGCATCGAATTTTTATTCGACACCCACAGCCCAGAATGTTTACAGTTATTCTACGCCTGTATCACAACCGTCCCGAGAATCAGAACCACCTAAAGCTGTTTATCTTTCGGGAGGTAGAACTCCACTAGCCACACATCAGACTG CATATGTAACTAATTTACATTCAATGGAACATAAAGGTGCTTACGGTGAGGATAAATTTTATCTGCGACCGACAAATCACGTCACTGTTCACGGTGGAGCTATTCCCATTCAACAACCACCTCAG GGTGCGAAAACGGGAGGAATTACTTCGGGTTATCCTGTACGAACACCTCAACCACCTGGTCCTTATccaccaccgccaccgccaccatCACCTGGTACTTACGTCAGTAGTTCAGGTGGCAATGTACCTGGTAGGCTATTGTATACGCAACCTGGAGCTCGTTATCTTCAACGAGAAATATaa
- the glob1 gene encoding hemoglobin subunit beta, translating into MALFRGLLDFFQNDNKLDEKTGMTGKQKKLVQNTWASVRKDEISSGMAIMTALFKQHPEYQNQFKLFKDIPLDDLPKNKRFQAHCANIISAFSNAIDQLHDPELMEATLLSLAERHKDRGQSLEHFQNLKQVLTNLLPAVFGKQYTPEVQEAWKKMLDLIFLTLAQVYKE; encoded by the exons ATGGCGTTGTTCCGTGGCCTactcgatttttttcaaaacgaTAATAAGTTAGATGAGAAAACCGGCATGACCGGAAAGCAAAAAAAGCTGGTACAAAACACATGGGCGAGTGTTCGTAAAGACGAAATCTCGTCTGGAATGGCCATTATGACTGC TCTTTTCAAGCAACATCCGGAAtatcaaaatcaatttaaactatttaaagATATTCCTCTCGACGATTTGCCGAAAAATAAGAGATTTCAAGCACACTGTGCGAATATTATATCGGCGTTTAGCAATGCGATCGATCAATTACACGATCCAGAATTAATGGAAGCAACTCTGCTTTCTTTGGCTGAAAGACACAAGGACCGCGGACAATCGCTAGAACATTTTCAG AATTTGAAACAGGTACTGACGAATCTCTTGCCTGCTGTATTTGGGAAGCAATATACGCCGGAAGTGCAAGAGGcttggaagaaaatgttagatttgatttttttgacGCTTGCTCAagtttataaagaataa
- the LOC105677172 gene encoding protein dimmed-like translates to MRSLDRLSSSDQDCGDREMYIDLDDASVDSLTGKRSRHHGAEVGEESDSSGSERSPKQAKRKNRGGAPPTTRRRKSGISARERNLRRLESNERERMRMHSLNDAFEQLREVIPHVKMERKLSKIETLTLAKNYIMALTNVICEMRGEEQPYTFVDGECGSSSGDSTGQLELSGGEQPDEASPASIHETNNNSLLHEDLERKI, encoded by the exons ATGCGAAGCTTGGATAGGCTATCGAGTAGCGACCAAGACTGTGGCGATCGGGAAATGTATATCGACCTAGACGACGCATCCGTTGACTCGCTTACTGGGAAACGTAGTCGCCATCATGGCGCGGAG GTGGGCGAGGAGAGCGACAGTAGCGGAAGCGAGAGAAGCCCGAAACAGGCGAAGAGAAAAAATCGCGGTGGTGCGCCGCCGACCACGAGAAGACGGAAAAGCGGAATTTCTGCGCGTGAGAGGAACCTGAGGAGGCTCGAAAgtaatgagagagagagaatgagaatGCATTCTCTTAATGATGCTTTTGAG CAATTACGCGAGGTAATACCACACGTAAAAATGGAGAGGAAGCTCAGCAAGATAGAAACGCTCACGTTggcgaaaaattatataatggcACTAACAAATGTCATATGCGAGATGCGCGGCGAGGAGCAACCGTACAC gtttGTCGATGGCGAATGCGGCTCCAGTAGCGGTGATAGCACCGGTCAATTAGAATTAAGCGGCGGCGAGCAACCGGACGAAGCATCGCCCGCCTCGATTCACGAAACTAACAACAATAGCCTTCTCCATGAAGATCTAGAACGCAAGATTTAA
- the LOC105677205 gene encoding protein FAM50 homolog, whose protein sequence is MAHYKGAASEAGRAMQLMKKREIAQQEIELRKKKIEDDLKIHNIENKFATHYNAVEQQLKTSTIGLVTLNEMKAKQENIVKERERKLAQKEREKEQEKERALAAKQAEKNKQKRQIQALSFNLDEDEDEDEDEEEKEEAEISDDDSIGKSENVHCYKHVIKKIKKNPDVDTSFLPDREREEEENKLREELRQEWARKQNALKEEEIEITFSYWDGSGHRRSVIMKKGNSIYQLLQRCLEVLRREFSELKTVMADQLMYVKEDLILPHHYTFYDFIVTKARGKSGPLFTFDVHDDIRVMHDASVETEESHAGKVLLRSWYERNKHIFPASRWEPFDPTKSYDKYTVSDKNRKKDKI, encoded by the exons atggCACACTACAAAGGAGCAGCCAGTGAAGCTGGCCGAGCAATGCAATTGatgaagaagagagaaattgCACAGCAAGAGATAGAATTgcggaaaaagaaaattgaagatGACTTGAAGATTCATAATATagagaataaatttgcaaCTCATTATAATGCAGTGGAACAGCAATTAAAGACTTCCACAATTGGTTTAGTTACACTGAATGAAATGAAAGCCAAGCAAGAAAATATAGTGAAAGAACGTGAAAGAAAACTTGCTCAAAAGGAACGAGAAAAAGAACAAGAGAAGGAAAGGGCATTAGCTGCTAAACAAGCAGAGAAGAACAaacaaaaaagacaaattCAAGCTTTGTCTTTTAATTTAGATGAAGATGAAGATGAAGATGAAGatgaagaagagaaagaagaagctGAGATTTCTGACGATGACAGCATAGGGAAATCAGAAAATGTGCATTGTTACAaacatgtaattaaaaaaataaaaaagaatccAGATGTAGATACAAGTTTCTTACcagatagagaaagagaggaggaggaaaatAAGCTTAGAGAAGAATTGAGGCAAGAATGGGCTAGAAAACAGAATGCACTAAAGGAAGAAGAGATTGAAATCACATTCAGCTATTGGGATGGATCTGGCCATCGTAGAAGTGTTATAATGAAGAAAG GTAATTCCATTTATCAGCTTCTTCAAAGATGTTTGGAAGTTTTGAGGCGTGAATTTAGCGAGCTTAAAACAGTAATGGCAGATCAATTAATGTATGTTAAGGAAGATCTTATACTACCCCATCATTATACATTCTATGATTTTATCGTAACTAAG GCACGAGGAAAGAGTGGACCTTTGTTTACATTTGATGTTCACGACGACATTCGAGTTATGCATGATGCTTCTGTTGAAACTGAAGAATCACACGCTGGGAAAGTTTTACTAag GTCATGGTACGAAAggaataaacacatttttccAGCAAGTAGATGGGAACCCTTTGACCCTACAAAAAGTTATGATAAGTACACAGTGTccgataaaaatagaaaaaaagataaaatctgA
- the LOC105677175 gene encoding uncharacterized protein, translated as MNDTDTTVSDILSGRQPICLSLHIAGGIVIAIIILSCCCALCVRNKCARLCNKLTGKKKKEKHFDIEEGRKKRGSARKLRKKRKRTLSPDVVHAEKELTTPIIAREQERSENASPITCYKCCPKKKRRRRLKR; from the exons ATGAATGATACCGATACGACCGTCTCCGATATTTTATCAG GACGTCAACCGATTTGCTTATCTTTGCACATTGCTGGAGGCATCGTAATCGCTATTATAATCTTGAGCTGTTGCTGTGCTCTATGTGTGAGAAACAAGTGTGCGAGACTCTGTAACAAGCTCACggggaagaagaaaaaaga AAAACATTTTGACATCGAAGAAGGACGAAAGAAGCGGGGCAGCGCGAGGAAACTGCGGAAAAAGCGGAAGAGAACTCTCTCGCCAGACGTGGTGCATGCCGAAAAGGAACTCACCACGCCGATCATCGCCCGGGAACAGGAGAGATCGGAGAATGCATCGCCGATCACTTGTTACAAATGTTGCCCAAAGAAAAAGAGGAGACGGAGACTCAAGAGATAG
- the LOC105677169 gene encoding probable ATP-dependent RNA helicase spindle-E: MDEKNDLVHSILNMRKSDQLFKIEMLRPSCRRQVTTNVRDKGLSSYLVGQSSKESETDYAQKYKQQDDEKYLQSINNMLFMRNEHWDNMSDITASSEILRMTKINTAQIYQTYNFAYRPKIELPIFSMRNKIVSMIASNSVTVIRGSTGCGKTTQVPQLILDAEFQKKQHCNIIVTQPRRIAAMSIAKRVSQEREWPVGTIVGFQMGLIKNTCSDTRITYCTTGVLLHKLINKKHMLDYTHVILDEVHERDEEMDFLLLVVRKLLRTNSPLVKVILMSATIDVDKFAKYFSTPVENKLLPAPIIDIPNRSPYNVSIYYLDDMENLGNIPEISKDEPKFTLYMAEFSARIIHIFDRIDKKSNNEDNPCDRPAVLVFLPGIQEIEDLRSVLSSEKNADLKWDIIVLHSLISTEDQEAIFKRPTKDYRRIILSTNIAESSVTVPDVKYVIDFCMMKHLITEPETNFQCLQLCWASKSNCQQRAGRTGRVMDGRVYRMISREFYENTLRSDAIPEMLRIPLANVILKTKLLNMGEPKALLALSLDPPNLSNVRSTILLLKEVGALLNRTNNAQEYDGDLTPLGHVMASLPLDIHLTKLIILGYIFGILQDAIIIAASMSVREVFNINFNCRGSTYQQKLHWAANSDSDNFACLNAYKVWRNEKMQRRITSNNQEKQWAREKYLRLKSLREIDALINEIMCKLRNFGIKENVDKLTWESLHVNRILVTKIVIAGAFYPNYFIKCPNTERSKNIEKMLSSRNPMNTVILRGWPLNQPGPLYSRRFQEIFGHLLALKNKEDITVSFDGSSRVYIEYDNKNRLPNHCSFVQDCIKIRQCRIPIEIHLLNEIESHRRFKELGFSTNYGEKCVMLDSSNPQKPSAIQYMYNQKPYPELPKQTEYRTSVVLQGPESPIEAEVIHLTKVGKIKKVIIESSSVNSILFDTCPDSPSGIFLVAQTISRDRYMSRLILRNTTLLPNTPGLASLIPLIFTPYMELRRSPLGTYYTGALCGLGYDSSTGNGLFPEHDMEITFDVEITKEDLGMINKLRHWMNVAMQFSDVTENNYEDDNILTEQTINCQNHIKNTFKKLIYKNRQMQQPVLITKFDKWNRYDESLFLEPARETLRRSYVYGLHKALELNTINDKLEEKIKHLLELETLAHENPLETSIKPVFCKLCSMEICGIINLRAHLCSEQHTMKLKMIDTTAELGEDLQSLLMKMRL, translated from the exons ATGGATGAAAAGAACGATTTGGTGCACAGTATTTTGAATATGCGTAAGTCAGACCaacttttcaaaatagaaaTGTTACGCCCTTCATGTCGAAGACAAGTAACAACAAATGTTAGAGATAAAGGATTAAGTTCTTATTTAGTTGGCCAATCTAGCAAGGAATCAGAAACAGACTatgcacaaaaatataaacaacaagatgatgaaaaatatttacag TCCATAAACAACATGCTTTTTATGAGAAATGAGCATTGGGATAATATGTCTGATATTACTGCATCTTCAGAGATCCTTCgcatgacaaaaataaatactgctcaaatttatcaaacataCAATTTTGCTTATCGACCTAAGATTGAGTTACCTATTTTTTCTATGAGAAATAAGATTGTATCTATGATTGCAAGTAATTCTGTCACTGTTATTCGTGGCTCCACAGGCTGTGGAAAAACAACACAGGTCCCTCAACTTATTCTTGATGCTGAATTCCAAAAGAAACAACACTGTAACATTATAG TGACACAACCGAGACGTATTGCTGCAATGAGCATTGCAAAACGAGTCAGTCAAGAAAGAGAATGGCCCGTTGGTACAATAGTGGGATTTCAAATGggcttaattaaaaatacatgttcCGACACTCGTATAACTTATTGCACAACTGGTGTGCTTCTGCACaaacttataaataagaaacatatGTTGGACTACACTCATGTTATATTGGATGAAGTGCACGAACGTGATGAAGAAATGGATTTCCTTTTGCTCGTAGTCAGGAAGTTATTACGTACAAATTCACCATTGGTTAAAGTTATATTGATGTCTGCAACAATTGATGTAGATAAATTCGCTAAATACTTTTCCACGCCTGtggaaaataaacttttaccAGCGCCCATTATTGATATACCAAATCGTAGTCCTTACAATGTTTCTATATATTACTTAGATGATATGGAAAATTTAGGTAAT ATACCTGAAATATCGAAAGATGAaccaaaatttacattatatatggCGGAGTTTTCTGCGCGcatcatacatatttttgatcGAATCgacaaaaaaagtaacaatgaAGATAATCCATGTGACAGGCCTGCTGTATTAGTATTTTTGCCAGGAATCCAGGAAATCGAGGATTTACGTAGTGTGCTTTCGTCAGAAAAAAACGCCGATTTAAAATGGgatataattgttttacattCGTTGATCTCAACTGAGGATCAAGAGGCTATATTTAAAAGGCCAACGAAAGATTATCGACGTATCATACTATCAACTAATATTGCTGAAAGTAGCGTCACTGTACCCGATGTCAAATACG TAATCGATTTTTGTATGATGAAACATCTCATCACTGAGCCCGAAACCAATTTCCAGTGTCTACAACTCTGTTGGGCGAGTAAATCAAATTGTCAGCAACGTGCCGGTCGTACAGGCCGTGTGATGGATGGTAGAGTATATAGAATGATATCGAGAGAATTTTACGAG AATACGCTGCGCAGTGATGCTATTCCAGAAATGCTCAGAATCCCACTCGCAAATGTGATTCTCAAGACGAAATTGTTGAACATGGGTGAGCCGAAAGCTctcctcgctctttctctGGATCCACCAAACCTCAGCAATGTACGAAGCactatattattgttaaaagaaGTTGGTGCGTTGCTTAATAGGACTAATAACGCACAAGAATACGATGGGGACTTGACGCCCTTGGGCCACGTGATGGCCTCTCTTCCGTTAGATATACACCtgacaaaattgattattcTGGGTTATATCTTCGGTATTCTGCAGGATGCGATTATTATCGCAGCTTCCATGTCTGTTAGGGAAGTGttcaatatcaattttaactgCAGGGGATCAACCTATCAGCAGAAGCTGCATTGGGCAGCTAATTCCGATAGCGATAACTTCGCGTGCTTGAACGCGTACAAAGTGTGGCGAAACGAAAAAATGCAACGCCGCATAACGAGCAATAACCAGGAAAAGCAATGGGCGCGTGAAAAATATCTCCGTTTGAAATCACTGCGTGAGATCGACGCCCTCATAAACGAGATAATGTGCAAATTGCGCAATTTTGGTATAAAAGAGAACGTTGATAAACTAACGTGGGAAAGTCTCCACGTTAATCGCATTcttgttacaaaaattgtaattgccGGCGCATTTTATCCAAACTATTTCATTAAGTGCCCGAACACGGAACGTAGCAAAAACATTGAGAAAATGTTGTCCTCGCGCAATCCGATGAATACTGTTATCCTACGAGGATGGCCATTGAATCAACCTGGACCGCTGTATTCAAGGAGGTTCCAGGAAATTTTTGGACACCTCTTGGCACTCAAAAATAAGGAAGACATAACAGTGTCTTTCGACGGTTCGTCTCGCGTTTACATCGAATATGACAATAAGAATCGCCTACCGAACCACTGCTCTTTTGTTCAAGATTGCATTAAGATAAGGCAGTGTCGGATTCCGATCGAAATACATTTGTTAAACGAGATAGAATCTCATCGCCGATTCAAAGAACTTGGATTTAGCACAAACTACGGAGAAAAATGTGTCATGCTTGATTCTTCGAATCCGCAAAAACCATCAGCCatacaatatatgtacaatCAAAAACCGTATCCGGAGTTACCGAAACAGACTGAATATCGAACGTCGGTGGTATTGCAAGGTCCAGAATCGCCGATAGAGGCTGAAGTAATTCATCTGACCAAAGTcggaaagataaaaaaagtgatTATAGAGTCGTCGTCAGTCAATTCTATCTTATTCGACACTTGTCCGGATAGTCCGTCAGGAATTTTTCTAGTGGCGCAAACCATTAGTCGGGATCGATATATGTCGCGCTTAATTCTGCGAAATACGACTCTCTTGCCCAACACGCCTGGTCTTGCATCATTGATACCTTTAATTTTTACCCCATATATGGAGCTAAGACGTAGTCCTCTGGGAACTTATTACACAGGCGCTCTGTGTGGACTAGGATACGACAGTTCTACAGGGAATGGTTTATTCCCGGAGCACGATATGGAAATTACATTTGACGTTGAGATCACGAAGGAAGATTTGGGAATG ATAAATAAACTGCGTCACTGGATGAATGTTGCTATGCAATTCAGTGATGTAACAGAGAACAATTATGAAGACGACAACATTCTGACTGAGCAGACTATAAATTGTCAGAATCACATTAAAAACACGTTCAAGAAactgatatataaaaatcgtcAGATGCAACAGCCAGTTCTAATTACCAAGTTCGACAAGTGGAATCGATACGACGAAAGTCTATTTCTCGAGCCTGCTCGAGAAACTTTGAGGAGAAGCTATGTGTACGGTTTGCACAAGGCATTGGAGTTGAACACAATAAACGACAAACTTGAAGAAAAGATCAAGCATCTGTTAGAATTAGAGACTTTAGCTCAcga AAACCCGCTTGAGACAAGTATTAAGCCTGTTTTTTGCAAGTTATGTTCAATGGAAATATGTGGTATTATCAATCTTCGTGCACATTTGTGCTCAGAACAGCATACAATGAAGCTGAAAATGATAGATACAACTGCTGAACTTGGAGAAGATCTACAAAgcttattaatgaaaatgagACTGTAA